A genomic region of Methylobacterium durans contains the following coding sequences:
- a CDS encoding phasin family protein → MAFNQNSNQSKQAEQSDKAADTAKATIDRSAEQSKQFADVTRDGVNKMSDLQEQAAENTKKIVQRSVETASQQAREAAERFNKSLGFTGEDSERLARQSKQNMEAVARCGTVLTQAFQDASRGWFGLAQNQWQRNLDGMNKLTRAKSVQEFAAIQSELARESLQHIVQDSRSITETSARAVEEAGKAFTSVAQTPTLVR, encoded by the coding sequence ATGGCCTTCAATCAGAATTCCAACCAGAGCAAGCAAGCCGAGCAGAGTGACAAGGCTGCCGACACGGCCAAGGCGACCATCGACAGGTCCGCCGAGCAGAGCAAGCAGTTCGCTGACGTCACGCGCGACGGCGTGAACAAGATGAGTGATCTGCAGGAGCAGGCTGCTGAGAACACCAAGAAGATCGTGCAGCGGAGCGTCGAGACGGCGTCTCAGCAAGCGCGTGAGGCCGCCGAGCGCTTCAACAAGTCGCTGGGCTTCACCGGCGAGGACAGCGAGCGCCTCGCTCGTCAGTCGAAGCAGAACATGGAAGCGGTCGCACGCTGCGGCACGGTCCTGACCCAAGCTTTCCAGGACGCCTCGCGTGGCTGGTTCGGTCTGGCTCAGAACCAGTGGCAGCGCAACCTCGACGGGATGAACAAGCTGACCCGGGCCAAGTCGGTCCAGGAGTTTGCCGCGATACAGAGCGAGCTGGCCCGCGAGAGCCTGCAGCACATCGTGCAGGACAGCCGCTCCATCACCGAGACTTCGGCGCGTGCCGTCGAGGAGGCGGGCAAGGCGTTCACCAGCGTCGCGCAGACCCCGACCCTCGTTCGCTGA
- a CDS encoding Crp/Fnr family transcriptional regulator — MSVSAPGFPCLEPPSNPLILKLEHGFDLSAADKATLEALSARTREVEARKDLIQEGERPEVVHLVMSGLACRYKVLPDGKRQILAFLIPGDFCDLHVAILGFMDHSICTLSRCTVVAISSESIAELTLNHPRITRALWWATLVDEGILREWLTGMGQRSSEAQTAHLFCELLVRLQAVGLAAPNSCQLPLTQNELADALGISPVHMNRTLQQLRSDGLIVLAKGMLTVPDVARLQAFAHFNPNYLHLLRRTGQA, encoded by the coding sequence ATGTCCGTGTCCGCCCCCGGCTTCCCCTGCCTTGAGCCACCTTCGAACCCGCTGATCCTGAAGCTCGAACACGGCTTCGACCTCTCCGCGGCAGACAAGGCTACGCTGGAAGCGCTGTCGGCTCGCACACGGGAGGTCGAGGCGCGGAAGGATCTCATCCAGGAAGGCGAGCGGCCGGAGGTGGTCCACCTCGTCATGAGCGGACTGGCCTGCCGCTACAAAGTCCTGCCGGACGGCAAGCGCCAGATCTTGGCCTTCCTGATCCCGGGCGATTTCTGCGATCTGCACGTCGCCATCCTCGGCTTCATGGATCACAGCATCTGCACGCTGAGCCGGTGCACGGTGGTGGCGATCTCAAGCGAGAGCATTGCGGAACTGACCCTGAACCATCCTCGCATCACCCGCGCCTTGTGGTGGGCGACGCTGGTCGATGAGGGCATTCTGCGCGAATGGCTCACCGGCATGGGCCAACGCTCCTCGGAGGCCCAGACAGCCCACCTCTTCTGCGAGTTGCTGGTGCGGCTTCAGGCTGTCGGACTTGCGGCACCAAACAGCTGTCAACTCCCGCTAACGCAGAACGAGCTGGCCGATGCGCTCGGGATCTCGCCCGTTCACATGAACCGCACCCTGCAGCAGCTGCGCTCGGATGGCTTGATTGTTCTGGCTAAGGGCATGCTCACGGTGCCGGATGTTGCCCGCCTGCAAGCCTTCGCGCACTTCAATCCGAACTACCTGCATCTTCTGCGCCGAACTGGGCAGGCGTGA
- a CDS encoding MucR family transcriptional regulator, with translation MQDEGGILRNGLMEMTAEVVSAYIARNHVTASDIPALIASVHGALNNLASGAPQPAEEEVEKPTPAQVRKSITPDALVSFIDGKPYKTLKRHLSTHGLDPYSYRQRYGLPNDYPMVAAAYAAQRSELAKSIGLGRFGGAAQTNQTQSRRRRKAD, from the coding sequence GTGCAGGACGAAGGTGGCATTTTGCGCAACGGTCTAATGGAGATGACGGCTGAGGTCGTTTCAGCTTACATCGCGCGCAACCATGTTACTGCGAGCGACATCCCTGCATTGATCGCGAGCGTGCATGGGGCCCTGAACAACCTCGCGAGCGGCGCGCCGCAGCCCGCCGAAGAAGAGGTCGAGAAGCCGACGCCGGCGCAGGTTCGCAAGTCGATCACGCCGGACGCCCTGGTCTCGTTCATCGACGGCAAGCCCTACAAGACGCTCAAGCGCCACCTCTCGACGCACGGGCTCGACCCCTACAGCTACCGTCAGCGCTACGGCCTGCCCAACGACTACCCGATGGTGGCGGCCGCTTACGCCGCGCAGCGCTCCGAACTCGCCAAGTCCATCGGCCTCGGACGCTTTGGTGGGGCGGCTCAAACAAATCAAACTCAAAGCCGGAGACGGCGAAAGGCGGATTAA
- a CDS encoding DUF6522 family protein, with translation MHFELDEQGDWIVDFDELAGKFGNSASYLQHQVKLGLLKGFLEAGSGENAGLSRITIRAGRAAW, from the coding sequence ATGCACTTCGAATTAGATGAGCAGGGCGATTGGATCGTCGATTTCGACGAACTCGCCGGCAAATTCGGTAACTCAGCCAGCTACCTTCAGCATCAGGTCAAACTTGGCCTTCTCAAAGGATTTCTGGAGGCAGGCAGCGGCGAGAATGCGGGCCTGTCGCGGATCACCATTCGAGCCGGCAGGGCAGCGTGGTAG
- a CDS encoding IS3 family transposase (programmed frameshift), producing the protein MTKHTPPFSPEVRERAVRLVREHESEHGSQWAAIQSIAAKIGCSGETLRNWVRQAERDGGVRAGPTTDERERIKALEQENRELRQANEILRKASAYFCSGGARPPVPVMIAFIDDHRATYGVEPICRVLPIAPSTYHAHAARRADRGRLPARAKRDAVLMAEIRRVHAANFGVYGVRKVWRQLAREGIAVARCTVARLMRAIGLQGVVRGRRVRTTIPDPAAFCPLDRVNRQFKAECPNRLWVADFTYIATWGGFVYAAFVIDVFARRIVGWRVSRSARADFVLDALEQALHQRRPFASSGLVCHSDRGSQYVSIRYTERLAEAGIEPSVGSVGDSYDNALAETVIGLFKAEVIHRRGPWRSFEAVEYATLEWVDWFNHRRLLEPIGNVPPAEAEARYYAEVEVQALAA; encoded by the exons ATGACGAAGCATACTCCACCCTTCTCCCCTGAGGTTCGCGAGCGGGCAGTCCGGCTGGTTCGGGAGCATGAGAGCGAGCACGGTTCACAGTGGGCGGCGATCCAATCGATCGCGGCCAAGATCGGCTGCTCGGGTGAGACGCTGCGGAACTGGGTCAGACAGGCCGAACGCGACGGCGGCGTACGAGCCGGGCCGACCACGGACGAGCGCGAGAGGATCAAGGCGCTGGAGCAGGAGAACCGCGAGCTTCGGCAAGCCAACGAGATCCTGAGGAAGGCGTCGGCGTATT TTTGCTCAGGCGGAGCTCGACCGCCGGTCCCGGTCATGATCGCCTTCATCGACGATCATCGCGCCACCTACGGGGTCGAGCCGATCTGCAGGGTTCTGCCGATCGCCCCGTCGACGTACCACGCTCATGCCGCGCGGCGGGCCGATCGCGGCAGACTGCCGGCTCGAGCCAAGCGGGATGCCGTGCTCATGGCCGAGATCCGGCGCGTTCACGCGGCGAACTTCGGCGTCTACGGCGTGCGCAAGGTGTGGCGGCAACTCGCCCGCGAGGGGATCGCGGTGGCGCGCTGCACGGTGGCGCGGCTGATGCGGGCGATAGGACTGCAGGGCGTCGTCCGCGGACGCAGAGTTCGCACGACCATTCCCGATCCGGCTGCCTTCTGCCCGCTCGACCGGGTCAACAGACAGTTCAAGGCCGAATGCCCGAACAGGCTGTGGGTAGCGGATTTCACCTACATCGCCACCTGGGGCGGCTTCGTCTATGCGGCTTTCGTGATCGACGTCTTCGCCCGCCGGATCGTGGGCTGGCGTGTGTCGCGCTCAGCCCGGGCAGACTTCGTGCTCGATGCCCTGGAGCAGGCCCTTCATCAACGTCGGCCCTTCGCCAGCAGCGGGCTCGTCTGTCACTCAGATCGCGGATCGCAGTATGTGAGCATCCGCTACACCGAGCGCCTGGCCGAGGCCGGCATCGAACCGTCTGTCGGCAGTGTTGGCGATAGCTACGATAACGCCCTCGCTGAGACGGTGATCGGCCTGTTCAAGGCCGAAGTGATCCATCGGCGTGGGCCGTGGCGATCCTTCGAGGCGGTCGAGTACGCCACGCTCGAGTGGGTCGATTGGTTCAATCACCGTCGGCTGCTTGAACCGATCGGCAACGTGCCTCCCGCCGAGGCGGAAGCGCGCTACTATGCAGAGGTCGAGGTTCAAGCCTTGGCCGCCTGA
- a CDS encoding septal ring lytic transglycosylase RlpA family protein, translating into MLLAIVAITCSAGAHAEAAPSASRQSGVASWYGPGFHGRRTVNGERFNTHALTAAHRSLPFGTQVRVTNKSNGRSVVVRINDRGPFVGGRVIDLSNASARAIGVSGVAKVSLARL; encoded by the coding sequence ATGCTCCTCGCGATCGTTGCGATTACTTGCTCGGCTGGTGCCCATGCCGAAGCTGCGCCGTCCGCGTCGAGGCAGTCCGGTGTGGCCTCGTGGTACGGTCCCGGTTTCCACGGCCGGCGCACGGTCAATGGCGAGCGCTTCAACACGCACGCGCTGACGGCCGCGCACCGCTCGCTGCCGTTCGGCACGCAGGTGCGGGTGACCAACAAGAGCAACGGCCGCTCTGTCGTGGTGCGCATCAACGATCGCGGCCCGTTCGTCGGCGGCCGGGTGATCGACCTGTCAAACGCCTCAGCCCGTGCCATCGGCGTTTCCGGTGTAGCGAAGGTCAGCCTCGCTCGCCTGTGA
- a CDS encoding IS5 family transposase: MWTDRHRTRHESRLKDMVLQAGLDEVACFLKRADPPGRPEATAARQVLAGIAWHLRTGGGWRALPAGFPPWRTVYGWFRRWIEKGLFESLMRALARRQRRRCGRRPDPRLAVIDTQSVKCIGVRGPRGYDGAKKLVGRKRVALVDAQGHVLALAVVPANVQDRDTLPALDAGKQTWPSLRLALLDGAFTAERCQEWCNLHGMRHRVVEKQPDQKGFVVLERRWVVERTFGWLSHWGGLLRERAGRLDVATGRLACVASLMAANALNNPA, encoded by the coding sequence ATGTGGACGGACCGACATCGGACGCGTCATGAGTCGCGCCTGAAGGACATGGTGTTGCAGGCTGGCTTGGACGAGGTGGCCTGTTTTCTGAAACGAGCCGATCCGCCGGGCCGTCCAGAAGCGACAGCGGCGCGTCAAGTGCTGGCCGGGATCGCTTGGCACCTGCGGACGGGCGGAGGTTGGCGGGCATTGCCGGCCGGCTTTCCGCCCTGGCGCACGGTCTATGGCTGGTTCCGGCGCTGGATCGAGAAGGGCCTGTTCGAGAGCCTGATGCGGGCTCTGGCGCGCCGTCAGCGGCGGCGTTGCGGACGTCGGCCCGATCCACGGCTGGCGGTCATCGACACGCAAAGCGTCAAGTGCATCGGGGTCCGCGGGCCGCGCGGCTACGATGGTGCCAAGAAGCTGGTCGGGCGCAAACGCGTGGCTCTGGTGGATGCCCAAGGGCACGTCCTGGCGCTGGCTGTCGTGCCCGCCAACGTGCAGGATCGCGACACGCTGCCGGCGCTGGATGCGGGCAAGCAGACGTGGCCCAGCCTGCGTCTGGCTCTCCTCGACGGTGCCTTCACGGCCGAGCGCTGCCAAGAATGGTGCAACCTCCACGGCATGCGCCACCGCGTGGTCGAGAAGCAGCCGGACCAGAAGGGCTTCGTCGTGCTGGAGCGGCGCTGGGTCGTAGAGAGAACCTTCGGCTGGCTCAGCCACTGGGGTGGCCTGCTCCGTGAGCGCGCTGGTCGCCTCGACGTTGCAACGGGACGCCTCGCCTGCGTCGCCAGCCTCATGGCCGCCAACGCCCTCAACAATCCCGCCTGA
- a CDS encoding LuxR C-terminal-related transcriptional regulator, whose translation MTDTKVALVADDDEFFRMALRAILQNRLGFTEVIETGSLDEAIEHLGRRDDVALALFDLAMPGMQGAGSLRAVREVRPETLTAIVSGSKRRRDVLQALEAGGHGYIPKGIGVVELGQALEMILKGFIYVPPLLADISTEPSDAPVQGPPSDDAGVSASLTPRQTEVLGLIVQGKSNKEIARALNLGEGTVKIHVAALFRTLGVSSRSAAAAIGARVLSSTATE comes from the coding sequence ATGACGGACACAAAGGTCGCCCTCGTTGCCGATGATGACGAGTTCTTCCGCATGGCATTGCGGGCCATCCTGCAGAACCGGCTCGGCTTCACGGAGGTGATCGAGACCGGCTCCCTAGATGAGGCCATCGAGCATCTTGGTCGCCGCGACGACGTCGCCCTGGCCCTGTTCGACCTGGCCATGCCGGGCATGCAGGGCGCGGGCAGCCTGAGGGCAGTGCGCGAGGTTCGGCCCGAGACGCTGACCGCGATCGTGTCCGGCTCCAAGCGGCGTCGGGACGTTCTGCAGGCGCTGGAAGCCGGCGGGCACGGCTACATACCGAAGGGCATTGGCGTGGTCGAACTCGGACAGGCGCTCGAGATGATCCTGAAGGGCTTCATCTACGTGCCCCCCCTTCTGGCCGACATCAGCACCGAGCCAAGCGACGCGCCTGTGCAAGGCCCCCCTTCCGATGACGCCGGCGTTTCGGCCAGCCTCACGCCCCGTCAGACGGAGGTGCTCGGGCTGATCGTGCAGGGCAAGTCGAACAAGGAGATCGCGCGAGCGCTCAATCTCGGCGAGGGCACCGTCAAGATCCATGTAGCGGCTCTGTTCCGCACCCTCGGTGTCTCGAGCCGCTCCGCGGCGGCGGCGATCGGAGCGCGCGTGCTGAGCAGCACCGCGACAGAATAG
- a CDS encoding DUF6894 family protein — protein MARYFFDIHNSKFSSRDTRGQECVGPDAVSEYALRLLCDVARERPLEHMHSRLGATVRDESDDVVLTATVSMSTTWLDAA, from the coding sequence ATGGCACGCTACTTCTTCGACATTCACAACAGCAAGTTCTCGTCGCGCGACACCCGCGGGCAGGAGTGTGTGGGTCCGGACGCGGTGAGCGAGTACGCGCTGAGGCTGCTCTGCGACGTGGCGAGAGAACGCCCGCTCGAACACATGCACAGCCGCCTTGGTGCGACGGTGCGCGACGAGAGCGATGATGTCGTGCTCACGGCGACTGTCAGCATGTCGACCACATGGCTGGACGCGGCCTGA
- a CDS encoding MucR family transcriptional regulator encodes MHVALSGPVGGTSQTPAEAVEKPMPSQVRKSITPDALISFIDGKPYKALKRHLSTHGLDPYSYRQRYGLPNDYPMMAAAYAAQRSKLAKAIGLGRGRAREADGDQSRPLDTWAEAAE; translated from the coding sequence ATGCATGTTGCCCTGAGCGGCCCCGTGGGCGGGACGTCTCAGACGCCCGCAGAGGCCGTCGAGAAGCCGATGCCTTCGCAGGTGCGCAAGTCGATCACGCCGGACGCGCTGATCTCGTTCATCGACGGCAAGCCCTACAAGGCGCTCAAGCGCCACCTCTCGACCCACGGGCTCGACCCCTACAGCTACCGCCAGCGCTACGGCCTGCCCAACGACTACCCGATGATGGCCGCCGCTTACGCCGCACAGCGCTCGAAACTGGCGAAGGCCATAGGCCTGGGTCGAGGCCGAGCACGCGAGGCCGATGGGGATCAGAGCCGCCCGTTAGACACTTGGGCCGAGGCTGCGGAGTAG
- a CDS encoding methyl-accepting chemotaxis protein, whose protein sequence is MFGKRSALADEAIAKLAALDRAQAIIEFNLDGTVLTANENFLAVVGYSLAEIQGKHHSLFVEPTYKDSAEYRDFWAKLRQGEFQAGRYKRIAKGGREVWIRASYNPVLDRAGKPYKIVKFASDITRLVAEEADRQGQIAAIHKSQAVIAFSLEGVVLDANENFLKTMGYPLPEIVGQPHRKFVDADYASSPEYRDFWSKLRQGEYVAGQFKRIAKGGREVWIEASYNPILDASGRPYKVVKFATDITAQVKLLADLKRLIEQNFGEIDSAILRSNQEASEATQAAGSTADNVQTMAAASEELAASVAEISQSMAKSRAATDEAHGQVTGAAEFTQRLAQAATAMSGIVGLIQSIAGQINLLALNATIESARAGEAGRGFAVVAQEVKNLAGQAARATEQIAGEIDNVQAVSQQVVGALATIQGSVERMRDHVISAAAAVEEQSVVTRDMSGNMQDAASAVSAIAQNILAISGSVGSVSQAVATTKDAARVLAR, encoded by the coding sequence ATGTTCGGAAAACGAAGCGCCCTCGCAGACGAAGCCATTGCCAAGCTCGCCGCCCTGGACAGGGCACAAGCCATCATCGAGTTCAACCTCGACGGCACTGTGCTCACCGCTAACGAGAACTTCCTTGCAGTCGTCGGCTACTCGCTGGCCGAGATCCAGGGCAAGCACCACAGCCTGTTCGTCGAGCCCACCTACAAGGACAGTGCCGAGTACCGCGACTTCTGGGCCAAGCTGCGCCAGGGTGAGTTCCAGGCCGGCCGCTACAAGCGTATCGCCAAAGGCGGTCGGGAGGTCTGGATCAGAGCATCCTACAACCCTGTCCTCGACCGCGCGGGTAAGCCCTACAAGATCGTCAAGTTCGCCAGCGACATCACGCGCCTAGTCGCCGAAGAGGCGGATCGGCAGGGGCAGATTGCGGCCATCCACAAGTCGCAGGCGGTGATCGCCTTCAGCCTCGAGGGCGTGGTGCTCGACGCCAACGAGAACTTCCTGAAGACCATGGGATACCCGCTGCCCGAGATCGTGGGTCAGCCTCACCGCAAGTTCGTGGACGCCGACTACGCCAGCAGCCCGGAGTACCGCGATTTCTGGTCCAAGCTGCGCCAGGGCGAGTACGTGGCGGGGCAGTTCAAGCGTATCGCAAAGGGAGGCCGTGAGGTCTGGATCGAGGCGAGCTACAACCCAATCCTCGACGCGAGTGGCCGGCCGTACAAGGTCGTGAAGTTCGCCACCGACATCACTGCACAGGTGAAGCTGCTGGCTGACCTCAAGCGGCTGATCGAACAGAACTTCGGCGAAATCGACAGCGCCATCCTGCGCTCGAACCAAGAAGCTAGCGAGGCGACCCAGGCAGCGGGCAGCACAGCCGACAACGTGCAGACCATGGCGGCGGCCTCCGAGGAGCTTGCCGCCTCGGTAGCCGAGATCTCGCAGAGCATGGCCAAGTCACGCGCCGCGACCGACGAGGCGCACGGGCAGGTGACCGGTGCGGCTGAGTTCACGCAGAGGCTGGCGCAGGCCGCCACCGCGATGAGCGGCATTGTTGGCCTCATCCAGAGCATCGCCGGGCAGATCAACCTCTTGGCACTGAACGCCACGATCGAGAGCGCGCGGGCAGGCGAAGCAGGGCGCGGCTTTGCGGTTGTGGCGCAGGAGGTGAAGAACCTGGCCGGCCAAGCCGCACGGGCGACCGAGCAGATTGCGGGTGAGATCGACAACGTTCAGGCGGTGTCGCAGCAGGTTGTGGGCGCGCTCGCGACGATCCAGGGCTCGGTCGAGCGGATGCGCGACCACGTCATCAGCGCGGCGGCAGCTGTTGAGGAGCAGAGCGTGGTCACACGCGATATGTCAGGCAACATGCAGGATGCGGCGAGTGCGGTGTCGGCGATTGCGCAGAACATCCTGGCGATCTCAGGCTCAGTCGGCAGTGTCTCGCAGGCTGTGGCCACCACGAAGGATGCCGCTCGCGTCCTGGCGCGCTGA
- a CDS encoding Na+/H+ antiporter, protein METVTIVLALLLAVLVSGALGRLLPLPLPLIQIVIGVALALGPLPSTSLDPEIFFLVFLPPLLFLDGWRIPKRDLFRDGKTVLALALGLVALTVLGIGILIHWMIPSVPLAVAFALAAVLSPTDPIAVSSVAAQAPVPRRLMHILEGEALLNDATGLVCLRFAIAAALTGSFSLPEAATTFLWLAIGGLGIGAATTFVLTGIQELLRRRTGEDPGLQILFSLLTPFGAYLAAEHVHASGILAAVAAGIAMTYVEIQGRSLGSTRVRRTAVWDTVALAANGAIFVLLGEQLPEVFRNAVKQADVQGAGWIGAWILAITAGLMVVRFVWVSVSLQFVLMRARSRGEKRDAMAWRLVAATTLAGVKGAITLAGILTLPLTLADGSPFPARDLAILLAMGVILTSLLLASTVLPPLLRGLRLPPEPSHDAEEDAARAAARDDAVKAIEALQHRFVEEHEDASITVEAGARAMDRYEGVKAATAEGQAETTRLQQLAAMEKRLRLAGIEAERNALYRMRRSQVIDDVILRRLVREVDLIEARLVA, encoded by the coding sequence ATGGAAACGGTCACCATCGTGTTGGCACTGTTGCTGGCGGTTCTCGTCAGTGGTGCTCTTGGCCGGCTCCTCCCTTTACCGCTTCCTCTGATCCAGATCGTAATCGGTGTGGCCTTGGCGCTCGGCCCTCTGCCGAGCACCTCGCTCGATCCCGAAATCTTCTTCCTCGTATTCCTGCCGCCACTCTTGTTCTTAGATGGTTGGCGCATCCCCAAACGCGATCTCTTCCGTGATGGAAAGACCGTCCTCGCGTTGGCGCTCGGCCTCGTAGCCCTGACGGTGCTCGGCATCGGCATCCTGATCCATTGGATGATCCCCAGCGTCCCTCTTGCCGTCGCCTTCGCCCTGGCAGCTGTGCTCTCACCAACCGATCCTATCGCCGTGTCTTCGGTGGCTGCCCAGGCACCTGTCCCGCGCCGCCTGATGCACATCCTCGAAGGCGAGGCGCTCCTCAACGATGCTACGGGTCTGGTCTGCCTGCGCTTCGCCATCGCTGCAGCTCTGACGGGTTCCTTCTCCCTCCCCGAAGCGGCGACGACATTCCTGTGGCTGGCCATCGGTGGCCTCGGGATCGGGGCGGCGACGACGTTTGTTCTGACTGGAATTCAGGAGCTGCTGCGCCGACGCACAGGGGAGGATCCCGGCCTACAGATCCTCTTCAGCCTGCTCACGCCGTTCGGAGCTTACCTCGCAGCCGAGCACGTCCACGCTTCTGGGATCCTGGCAGCCGTCGCGGCCGGCATCGCGATGACCTATGTCGAGATCCAGGGACGCAGCCTCGGTTCGACGCGTGTGCGCCGTACTGCAGTCTGGGACACCGTGGCCTTAGCCGCGAACGGAGCAATCTTTGTCCTCCTGGGTGAGCAACTCCCGGAAGTTTTCAGGAATGCCGTGAAGCAGGCCGATGTCCAGGGTGCCGGCTGGATTGGTGCCTGGATCTTGGCGATCACCGCGGGCCTGATGGTCGTTCGTTTCGTCTGGGTCTCGGTCTCGCTCCAGTTCGTGCTGATGCGGGCACGCAGTCGCGGCGAGAAGCGCGATGCTATGGCCTGGCGCCTTGTGGCTGCTACGACCCTCGCGGGCGTGAAGGGTGCCATTACCCTAGCTGGTATCCTGACGCTGCCCCTCACCCTGGCAGACGGCAGCCCGTTCCCAGCCCGTGATCTCGCCATCCTTTTGGCGATGGGCGTCATCCTGACCTCGCTTCTGCTCGCCAGCACGGTGCTGCCGCCGCTGCTGCGGGGCCTACGGCTTCCGCCTGAGCCGAGCCATGATGCCGAGGAGGATGCCGCGCGCGCGGCCGCTCGGGACGATGCTGTGAAGGCCATCGAGGCTCTGCAGCATCGTTTTGTCGAGGAGCACGAAGATGCGTCGATTACCGTCGAGGCCGGCGCTCGGGCGATGGACCGCTACGAAGGCGTGAAGGCTGCGACCGCCGAAGGCCAAGCTGAAACCACTCGACTTCAACAGCTTGCGGCTATGGAGAAACGTTTACGCCTCGCGGGCATTGAGGCCGAGAGGAACGCTCTCTACCGGATGCGTCGCTCTCAGGTGATCGACGATGTAATCCTCCGCCGGCTCGTGCGTGAGGTCGACCTGATTGAAGCCCGCCTCGTGGCATAG
- a CDS encoding IS701 family transposase, translating into MSSTSLESTLELWSTTLRQAKQRIRPLFAAPSVAASANAFLEGLLGGERRKTGWMRAEAAGDPGPWRQQAILGRTHWDAEALRDVVRDYVLETLGSPDAVVVIDETGFLKQGRASCGVSRQYTGSAGKITNCQIGVFAAYVSDQGHAFIDRQLYLPKAWTQDEDRRRAAHVPEAVTFATKPQLALAMIERAIKAEVPFAWVAADSIYGVGEIELALRRAYKGYVLGVTGQHRFWSWDQNLDVAGTAEEIAKDLSKTDWIRLSAGSGTKGPRLFDWAYLPLATLPADALDAALDQSVWTRGLLVRRSLSDGSFSYFTTWCPAGTPVQTLVAVEGRRWAIEDAFETAKTELGLAHNESRSWHGWHRHVSLVMLAFAMLARVRRLANGTPPKTPLIAKLAGAVVHSGDPARGDAAGAAAH; encoded by the coding sequence ATGTCCTCAACCTCGCTCGAATCCACGCTGGAGCTCTGGTCGACGACACTGCGGCAGGCCAAGCAGCGCATCCGCCCGCTGTTTGCCGCCCCGAGCGTCGCCGCCTCCGCCAACGCCTTCCTGGAGGGCTTGCTTGGGGGTGAGCGGCGCAAGACCGGCTGGATGCGGGCTGAAGCTGCTGGTGATCCAGGCCCCTGGCGCCAGCAGGCCATCCTCGGTCGCACGCACTGGGACGCGGAGGCGCTGCGGGATGTGGTGCGTGACTACGTCCTCGAGACGCTCGGCTCACCTGACGCGGTGGTGGTGATCGACGAGACCGGCTTCCTGAAGCAGGGCAGAGCCTCGTGCGGGGTGAGCCGGCAGTACACGGGCTCCGCTGGCAAGATCACGAACTGCCAGATCGGGGTGTTTGCCGCCTACGTCTCGGATCAGGGCCACGCCTTCATCGATCGTCAGCTGTACCTGCCCAAAGCCTGGACCCAGGATGAGGACCGCAGGCGGGCTGCGCATGTGCCGGAGGCCGTCACCTTCGCCACCAAGCCGCAGCTGGCGCTGGCCATGATCGAGCGGGCGATAAAGGCAGAGGTGCCGTTTGCGTGGGTTGCGGCTGACAGCATCTACGGGGTTGGCGAGATCGAGCTGGCGCTGCGCCGTGCGTACAAGGGCTACGTGCTCGGTGTCACGGGTCAGCATCGGTTCTGGTCCTGGGACCAAAACCTCGACGTCGCGGGCACCGCCGAGGAGATCGCCAAGGATCTCTCCAAGACAGACTGGATCCGGCTCTCGGCCGGATCTGGCACGAAGGGACCGCGCCTGTTCGACTGGGCCTACCTGCCGCTGGCCACGCTGCCGGCGGATGCGCTCGACGCCGCTCTTGATCAGAGCGTGTGGACGCGCGGCCTGCTCGTGCGGCGCAGCCTGTCGGACGGGAGCTTCTCCTACTTCACCACTTGGTGCCCGGCCGGCACGCCGGTGCAGACGCTGGTGGCCGTGGAGGGGCGACGCTGGGCCATCGAGGACGCGTTCGAGACCGCCAAGACGGAGCTCGGGCTGGCCCACAACGAGAGCCGTTCGTGGCACGGCTGGCACCGGCACGTCAGCTTGGTGATGCTGGCTTTTGCGATGTTGGCGCGGGTGCGCCGGTTGGCCAACGGAACGCCCCCAAAAACGCCGCTCATCGCCAAGCTCGCCGGTGCCGTGGTCCATTCAGGAGATCCGGCGCGTGGCGATGCGGCTGGCGCAGCGGCGCATTGA